From one Lycium barbarum isolate Lr01 chromosome 6, ASM1917538v2, whole genome shotgun sequence genomic stretch:
- the LOC132645086 gene encoding beta-hexosaminidase 2: MAYLEFKVISFLTFKMSGERTFTFTFTFFSFLPLLFLIFIPQTTTATTNYPINIWPKPTTFLWPSPKSILLSPTFTISHPNHRYLTPAVNRYRHVILTEHHHPIITPSINLTSPTPLLHLIISVSDVTSPLSHGVNESYTLSTPSNNSVTAYINAVTVWGAMRGLETFSQLVYGKNVAAGVYIYDSPIFMHRGVMLDTSRNFYEVDDLLRLIKAMSMNKLNVFHWHITDSHSFPIVFPSEPELAGKGAYGNEMMYSPVDVKKIVEFGLEYGVRVLPEIDMPAHTGSWAEAYPEIVTCANMFWWPAGGPALAAEPGTGQLNPLIPKTYEVAKNVIHDTIAMFPDSLFHAGADEINSACWNTDPSIQKFVASNGTLSQLLEKFINNTLPEILSLNRTVVYWEDVILSANVKANPSLFSPENVIMQTWNNGPSNIKKLVTSGYRVIVSSADYYYLDCGHGGFVGNDSRYDQPPGIDQGDGGSWCGPFKTWETIYNYDITYGLTDKEAQLVIGGEVALWSEQADSTVMDSRIWPRASAMAETLWSGNCDETGMKRYAEATDRLSEWRYRMVARGIGAEPIQPLWCLKNPGMCNTVHPFTS; encoded by the exons ATGGCTTACTTGGAATTCAAAgtcatttcatttctcaccttcAAAATGAGTGGAGAGAgaacattcacattcacattcacattcttttcctttcttccaCTACTATTCCTTATCTTCATTCCTCAAACAACAACAGCTACTACAAATTACCCAATAAATATCTGGCCCAAGCCCACAACATTCCTTTGGCCCAGCCCAAAATCCATCCTCCTCTCACCAACCTTCACCATCTCCCACCCTAACCACCGCTACCTAACTCCCGCCGTTAACCGTTACCGCCACGTCATCCTCACCGAACATCACCATCCCATCATAACCCCATCCATCAACCTAACCTCACCAACTCCGTTACTCCACCTCATCATCTCTGTTTCTGACGTCACTTCACCGTTATCTCACGGCGTTAACGAATCCTACACTCTCTCAACTCCTTCAAACAACTCCGTTACCGCTTACATTAACGCCGTTACCGTATGGGGAGCCATGAGAGGACTCGAAACATTCTCACAACTCGTATACGGAAAAAACGTTGCTGCCGGCGTGTATATATACGATTCGCCGATTTTTATGCACAGAGGTGTGATGTTGGATACTTCTAGAAACTTCTATGAAGTTGATGATTTGTTAAGGCTAATTAAAGCTATGAGTATGAATAAATTGAATGTTTTTCATTGGCATATAACTGATTCACATTCGTTTCCGATTGTGTTTCCATCGGAGCCGGAGCTTGCCGGAAAAGGAGCGTATGGGAATGAGATGATGTATTCGCCGGTGGATGTGAAGAAGATCGTGGAATTTGGATTGGAATATGGTGTTAGGGTTTTACCTGAAATTGATATGCCTG CACATACTGGATCTTGGGCCGAAGCTTACCCTGAGATAGTCACTTGTGCAAATATGTTCTGGTGGCCTGCTGGTGGTCCAGCTCTTGCAGCTGAACCAGGCACTGGTCAACTGAATCCCTTGATTCCCAAGACCTATGAAGTTGCCAAGAATGTCATCCACGATACTATTGCCATGTTTCCAGATTCCCTCTTTCACGCAGGAGCAGATGAGATCAATTCAGCCTGTTGGAATACTGATCCATCAATCCAAAAGTTTGTTGCTAGCAATGGAACTCTCAGTCAGCTACTCGAGAAGTTTATCAATAATACCTTACCTGAAATCCTCTCACTCAACCGTACGGTGGTGTACTGGGAGGATGTTATATTGAGTGCTAATGTGAAAGCGAATCCATCTCTGTTTTCTCCCGAGAATGTTATTATGCAGACTTGGAATAATggaccaagcaatataaaaaagcTTGTCACTTCTGGCTACCGTGTCATTGTGTCGTCTGCAGATTACTATTACTTGGATTGTGGCCATGGGGGCTTCGTTGGAAATGACAGCCGCTATGACCAGCCACCAGGTATTGACCAAGGCGATGGTGGATCCTGGTGTGGTCCTTTTAAGACCTGGGAAACCATTTACAACTATGATATAACCTATGGCTTGACTGATAAGGAGGCTCAATTGGTAATTGGAGGGGAAGTAGCATTATGGTCCGAACAAGCTGATTCAACTGTTATGGACTCACGAATTTGGCCAAGAGCATCGGCAATGGCAGAAACATTGTGGTCAGGGAATTGTGATGAAACAGGAATGAAGAGATATGCAGAGGCTACTGATCGACTGAGTGAATGGAGGTACAGAATGGTTGCTAGGGGAATAGGTGCTGAACCGATTCAGCCACTTTGGTGTCTCAAAAACCCAGGCATGTGTAACACAGTTCATCCATTTACTAGCTGA
- the LOC132599885 gene encoding non-specific lipid-transfer protein 1-like — MNSSSQAKAVPLIMALLFMLLILLLAPTSEGAISCGTVISNVKPCISYLQGTGGKPPQPCCAGCQSLSSAAATTADRQAACTCLKNAYQKIKINGQLAQGLPKNCGISLSVPISPSVDCTKIN; from the exons ATGAATTCTTCAAGCCAAGCAAAAGCAGTACCATTGATCATGGCCCTATTATTTATGCTGCTAATTCTCTTACTTGCACCAACTTCAGAAGGTGCTATCTCTTGTGGCACTGTGATTAGCAACGTTAAGCCATGCATCAGCTATTTACAAGGTACTGGTGGGAAGCCACCACAACCTTGCTGTGCTGGTTGTCAATCTCTTTCATCTGCTGCTGCAACTACAGCAGATAGACAGGCTGCATGCACTTGTCTCAAGAATGCATATCAAAAGATCAAAATAAATGGTCAACTAGCACAGGGTCTTCCTAAGAATTGTGGAATCTCCTTATCCGTCCCTATCTCACCCAGTGTTGATTGCACCAA GATCAATTGA